The Arachis ipaensis cultivar K30076 chromosome B07, Araip1.1, whole genome shotgun sequence genomic interval TGCAGGTATGTATTTTTGATACAATGTATGATAGATAAATATTGCAGATTGATTAGATAGCATGACCAACATGTGATCTGTGGAATATCAATTGATCAtgtaagatttttttatttagtaagTAGCATTtgattgattatttatttttatttatttattaattatttatgtatattttataatttattatatattgtggttaataatttattattacttatttatatttatattttggatAACGACAAATGTTGAtagattttatatttatatttatattattagttatttatatttatatttattttatttacttatatttataatttatagaaAGATTTTAACTGTTAAGACATATATTTAACAATTATTTATCGAAATACATATTTTGTGGTGTGAATGTAGCAGAGCTTCCTGTTGTGGCGGATGGTGAATTCACCGTGGGAATGAAATTCAGTTCTAGGGAGGCAGTGATTAAGGCGATGAAAGATTATACAATCCGTCGAGGCGTAAATTATCGGGTGTATGAGTTGGAACCAATGACATTCTATGCTAAATGTACACAATACGGCGTTGGTTGTGACTGGCTGATCAGGGTTAGTAAAATGTGCAAGAAGTACTATTGGGAGATAAGGAGGTACAATGGTAGTCACACTTGTACTAGAGCAACCATTTCTCACGACCATTCGAAGCTGGGTTCCAACATAATTGCAGAAGCAATTAAGCCCTTAGTAGAAGTTGACCCATCTATAAAGGTGCAATCAGTCATTGCGGAAGTACAGTCCAAGTTTAACTATACCATAAGTTATCGCAAAGCATGGTTAGCAAAGCAGAAGGTAGTGGAGTCAATTTTTGGCGGTTGGCAAGCTTCATATGAAGCTTTTcccatatggtttgaggccatgtgtcacaaAGAACCAACAGCAGTCGTTCACTTTGAAACAATGCCTGCATACCAGGGTGATGACTTGGTTCCTAATATCTGTGTTTTACATCgagtcttctggagttattacccttGTATTAGAGTATTCAGACATTGCAAGCCAATAGTGCAGGTAGACGATACTCATTTGTATGGAAAATATAAGGGTTGTTTGTTGGTTATAGTTTCACAGGATGGCAACAACAATATAGTGCCTATTGCATTTGCTATAGTGGAGGGAGAGACATCTGAGGCGTGACACTTTTTTTCAGTAACTTGCGACAGTATGTGGTGACACGTGACAATGTGGGCCTTATCTCCGATCGACATGAGTCCATCAACTCAGCTATTGCTCGGCATAATGGAGCCTGGTCTCCTCCTAGAGCTTTCCACATGTTTTGTATCAGGCATATAGAGTCAaacttcctgaggaagttcaaggCTCCGTACTTACAAAAGCTTATCGTCAATATAGGTAAATTTGAATACAACAAAATTTGTTATTGTTTCAGATTCTGTTATAATGCATGTTTTTACAAGGAGGCCTTTTGTTTATCATAGGATATTCGAGGACGGTTCGCGAGTACAAGATGCGTTATCAGCGATTATGCGAACGTGGTGAGGCTTACACTAACTGGCTAGACCGGATCCCACGTGAACAGTATGCTTTGGCGTTTGATGGTGGTTACTGATAGGGTTATATGACCACCAATCTAGTGGAATGTATCAATTCGGTCTTGAAAGGAGCACGCAATCTCCCAGTCACTACACTTGTTAAGGCAACGTTTTACAGGCTTAATGAGTTATTCACAAGAAAAAGAGCTGAGACTGAGGCTCGTATTAATGTTGGACATGTATTCTCTGAGCTTGTGACTTCTAAATTTCATGCGAATCAGCGGGCATCAGAAAATATCCAGGTTAGTTGCTTTGATAGACAAAATGACGTATTTGAAGTATGTGAGATGCCGAGTGGAGTGGAGTATGTAGTTGACCTACGTCGAAGAGTATGTGACTGTGGTGAATTTCAAGTGGACCGGATTCCGTGTCAACATGTATTTGCTTGTTGTGCAAATCAGCGGCTTGATTGGCAAGTGTACGTTCATGACGTATACAAGATGGACCAAGTTCAAAGAGTATACCGAGCTAGGTTTAGGCCACTAGAGAATCCAACAACGTGGCCTGTTTATTGTGGACCTCAATTCATAGGCAATTCATTTCTCAGACAGGTTACCAAAGGTCAGCCAAAAATGACCCGCTTCTTGAATGAGATTATCACATAATTTAGACAGATCAGTccttccgtccaaatgcctcaatcagagactgatccgtccaaatgtctctgtcagggactgatccgtccaagttttgtgaaggtcagggatttaaaagtatttttcaatggttagggacgaaaatatccgcgggacaaaaggttagggacctatttgtccttttctctaataATTAATACAATAAACTAATCttaatgttattattattatttagattaaattaaattatttagtaaaaaaaattacataatcAGAATGACCAAGATAATTAACAATATGTAGTTCTGGACGATTAACATCTTTTATTTTTGGTATTCTTGGCATTGTTGATTTTTGTTCTTCCTCCTTGCAGcagcttcttcttcaattttagcTTTGCACCTTCAATGGAAAAAGAGAATGGGAAGAATGTGGGCGGGGTTGNNNNNNNNNNNNNNNNNNNNNNNNNNNNNNNNNNNNNNNNNNNNNNNNGCTGCATGCATGACATGTGGCCGTTGGTacgcaaatcggacggtccgatttgtgtaacCCTGAAGTCCGTAATCGGACTATCTGATTACTTTCCTgaaaatcggaccatccgattatTTCATCGCAGCCACCACACCCTAGTGAAACATGCCAGACTCCAATATTGTTGGTATACACGATGCTGGGCtccatatcaaaataaaaaaaagtgtaaaCTCAACTCTTATTTTATTCCATGTAAATGCTAGCACAATAAAACcgtgaataaattaattttcaaattaaattggTTTAAGACGTATTTTTGTTGGTGTCTTGGTTTAAGAATTAAGATGTATTTGCTTTCGTAAATTAGATTCAGCAGTATATTCTACCATAAAATTGAATATTTCCACCATAAAAAAATGAATCAACTCATCGTGTTTTGGTTGATCAAATTACATCTACCTGGCCGAAAAAAATGTGTNNNNNNNNNGATattatatgacattatttttatttctaatttaactCATTCATCTTATTtactaaagttttttttttattttaatgaacAATAGTGCATTAATTACAAAATACAATGAAACTAACAAGTAACAAGCAGTATTTCTATTATTCTATGCAAAATGAAGGTGATATGTGTCTTGTAAAACTAGCAATAAAATCAACTACCGAAATATAGAACATCAGTGCATTTGTATCCTTAGCATTGGAAGGAAAAAAACATAGGAAGCCAATTGAATTTGTCACTAATGAGATAATGCTGTTTACAGAATACAGCAGTATATTAGACTATGGCCAAGTGAAAATCGATATTTTGTACAAAGTCGGaatttaaataaagaaaaaaaataatgagaattggTTAAGAGAGAAATGGTTTTAGACTATGTAGTGAGTGTTTCCATGTTTGTTTCCTCGACCTTCATACTAAACCTGTTATGTGGTGTGAGCATATGTTACAAATTCTTCTATTTGTTACAACCAAATTAATAGTAATACAGAAAATCTAGAAGTCTGAAAACTTTCCTATAAAAACAATGTGTTATCCTTTGCATATTGACATTACATATTTACATTAGTGTTttaacccataaattcatgaagGAAAATCTGAGTATAAAAGTTTACATGTCAAATTTCGTGAAGATGATGGCTTAAAAGAGAGAATACTTGATTGTTGATTCTCACTTTTTCAAGTCAAGCCTACCCATCTTTTGAAAGACAGTGCCGCTTCTCTTTTTATGAGTTGGGATTCTGTTTGAACCTTTGGAGCCTTACCTTTGTATAGTGTTTTGTGATATTTCAAGAATAGCATTCGGTACTTGTACTTGTCAATAAACATGTTCCCTTTTTCCATCATTGTCACAACTTCATTCGCTCGAGCAAAGAATCCACCCCTCACAAAAGTATAAAGCACAGAATCGAGAAGTTCCTGATCAAACTTCATTGAGATTGCGGAAGCAAGAGATTTCATCTCACCCCACAGCTCTGTCACTTCAAGATACTTCCCTCCAACAGCAGCATACCCAGTCACCATAGAATGGAAAGTTTGTGCATTCGGTGTGTGGCCTAAGCTTCTCATCTTCTTCAGAGCATTCTCTGCATCTTGCATCAGTCTCTTCTTGCAAAAAAAATGGATTACGTTGTTCCAGTCATGAACTCCATAATCCACACTCTGTCCTTCCTTGATTTCCTGCAACAGCCCTTTCAGTAGTGCGGCTTCATCGCTCTTTGTACCAGGTTTAGCCAGCATGCTAGAGTCTAGTTGATTAACTTTCGGAATCCTAGCCTCTTTCATCTCTTTAAAAAGTTGGAGTGCTCCATGTGTATCTTGCTGGATCACCTTGGATTGAATCATTGCCTCATAACAACTTGAGTCAAGTTGGATACCGGCCTTCTTAGCATCTCTCAAAAGTGACGTGACATCCATAGCCCTGTTTGCTCGACAATATGCTTTCAAAAGAGAGGCATATACAGATGAACCGGTTTTGACTCCAGCTAGACGCATCTCATCAAGAAGGTCATGTGCTTGATCTAACCATCCAAGTGAAATGCATGAATTGATGACATGAACCAAGGCTGAACTATCATTGGAAAATGGGGAATCTTCCCTTTCTGCTTTGAGGAGAAACACTGTCAAATCCTTCATCTTGCCAGTCTCTAAAAATGCTTTAACTAATTTCACATAAATCATTTCAGTTGGTTGAAGTATACCATGTACGGTTGTAATCAAGTCAAATTGCACCTGCAACTTCGCTAGTAAAGAATCAAGAACAGCTTTTGATTCTGCTTCGAGTTTTAAGAAATTTCGATCTCTAGAAAACTCCTCATAACATAAGACAGCATTGCCTGATGGCTTGTTATTTTCAAAACTATCCAACTCCCCATTGCTTCTCAAACTCTGGAGAGAAGCCAGTCCAGGAGAATATTTATTATCAGTTGTAGCAGCATTAACCATAAATTTGGCAGCTGCAAGAGAATTCCTTGCTTCCTTAGCCTTCCTAAGCATTTCCAAAACCATGTTTGATGCGGATTCTAGATCCCCAAGTTTCAAATGGCACGTGAGTAAACAATTATAAAATTGTCGAAACTGAACATCAGTTAGATTTGGGGCTTCCGCTATGTGCCTTTGCAGCTTCTTAAGCTCTTCTCTTCGCCCATTTCTCTCATACACGTGTGCCATTATTATCAGTAAATTTGCATCAGCTTTGGCACCAATTCTCGGCATCAAATCAAGAAGCTGCTCTGCTTTCCTAGATGTCTCAGATAAGAGACACCCTGCCAAAGCAATGTTAAAAGCTGTAGCATTAGGCTTCATGGCTATCAAAGGTGCATTGCTCTTTTTACGCGGATCCACTCTATTGTTTTGGAACAAATAACCTATTTCAAGAATCAACTCAGCAGCAAGATAACTTCCATCAGCTG includes:
- the LOC107609408 gene encoding pentatricopeptide repeat-containing protein At1g03100, mitochondrial; translation: MLTIRKLKIRPDITSAFIIANRRHSVAQVFNNSCHKPIVKSISSYLANSSSQARLLRLENKVTFQELYFSSVPETILVQARDPAKVSLEIQNAIAGNQLGYSWKLFEQHMQMEGFPRKSVFNQLVTSYVDGLDMQWLERAYELVDRAIEEGKQTLLEKEVLIYLSFGLAKAGLPVLASTILRKMIDMEFFPPVNAWSAVLAHMSQTADGSYLAAELILEIGYLFQNNRVDPRKKSNAPLIAMKPNATAFNIALAGCLLSETSRKAEQLLDLMPRIGAKADANLLIIMAHVYERNGRREELKKLQRHIAEAPNLTDVQFRQFYNCLLTCHLKLGDLESASNMVLEMLRKAKEARNSLAAAKFMVNAATTDNKYSPGLASLQSLRSNGELDSFENNKPSGNAVLCYEEFSRDRNFLKLEAESKAVLDSLLAKLQVQFDLITTVHGILQPTEMIYVKLVKAFLETGKMKDLTVFLLKAEREDSPFSNDSSALVHVINSCISLGWLDQAHDLLDEMRLAGVKTGSSVYASLLKAYCRANRAMDVTSLLRDAKKAGIQLDSSCYEAMIQSKVIQQDTHGALQLFKEMKEARIPKVNQLDSSMLAKPGTKSDEAALLKGLLQEIKEGQSVDYGVHDWNNVIHFFCKKRLMQDAENALKKMRSLGHTPNAQTFHSMVTGYAAVGGKYLEVTELWGEMKSLASAISMKFDQELLDSVLYTFVRGGFFARANEVVTMMEKGNMFIDKYKYRMLFLKYHKTLYKGKAPKVQTESQLIKREAALSFKRWVGLT